The DNA segment CGGCTGCAGCGGCACGCTGGAAAGCCAGCACCGCCTCGTTAAAGTGACCAGCATGGAATGCCAGCACCCCGTGGCGAAACTCCTCCTGCGCCGCAAGATCGCTGAAGGTTGCAGCCTGCTGGGCAAATATCGGCAGGACAGCAGTCAAAAACAGGAATATCAGGCAGAATCTCCGCATACCTACACCTTTTCCGCAGCCCGAGACACCACCGCCCAGTGTCGCTCGACCTCGCTGTTGCCTTTCATCTGTTGGCGGGCCATCGAGAGATAACGGATAGCCTCGCGAATATTGCCACACTTGAACTGCGCCCAGCCAAGGGAGTCCTGGTAGGCCGGGTTGCGCGGATTGTGGTCATAGGCCCGCCGGCAGTACTGCAGAGCAACCCCGACCCGGATCTCCTTGTCGGCCAGGATAAACCCGAGGGAATTCAGGGCATTGGGATTTTCCGGATCAAGCTCAAGAGCCTTCTCCAGCAGAGAGATGCTTTGGGCGGTCTTTTCCTGCTTGTACAGGGTAAATGCAAGGGCTGCATATACCTTGGGAGACTCGTAGCCTTCCTCCAGCAGCTGATTGAACTCGAATTCGGCCAGGCGATAGCGCTCGGTAACGGCGTAGATATACCCGATTATCAGTCTGCCCTGAAAAATCCGGGCAAAATCGAGATCTGAGGCGGCGACCTGCTCCAGGTACAGCAGTGCCTCATCGAACTGCTCCAGTTTGGCATAGCTCAAACCGAGATAATATGCCTGCTCCGGATACTGTTCTGGCGGCACATCTATCTGTAACAGGGCCTCAAGAGCCTGCTCGTATTTCCCGCCCTTGAACAGACGGATCCCCTCCCTCATTGGTTACCCTCTTGTCCGGATTGTAACGTTACTTGGTGGAAGTGGTCAATTGCATCGTGATTTATCGGATTTACCGAGATGGGACTGATCGAGACCTGTCCCTGTTCAACCGCAAACCAGTCGGAGCCATCTGCCAGACTGCATTCCCGTGGAACCCCGGACATAAAGTAGTAACGAACCCCCGCCGGTGCGTCGAAATGATGCAGATCATCAACGTAGAGCCGGCGTGCCGGGGTGGTAATGGCGTATCCGGCAGGATAGGACGGGAGATTTGGAAAATTGATATTGATGAACAGGCTTTCTTCCCACAGATCGGTCAGGGCCACGATATTAGCAGCCAGAAACCGGGCGGCCGGAGCCAGTTCGAACGGGGGGGTGTGGGTGTACATCGAAAGCGCCAGACCGGGGTAACCCATGTAGCTTGCCTGGCGCGCAGCTGCCGCGGTACCGCTAAAGGTAACATCGGTACCGAGATTCGGGCCCAGATTGATACCAGACAGCACTACGTCGGGAGGGGATCCCTCCATCAGGCCGGTAATGCCGACAATCACACAGTCGGCAGGGCTGCCGCCAACGGCAAACTGCTGTGGCCCCAGACGCTCCACACGGATCGGATCTCTCAGGCTCAGGGAGTGTGACATCCCACTCCGCTCGCCATCAGGAGCGATTACCCACACATCGTGATGATCCTGCAGGGCTGCCGTCAGGGCTTTCAGCCCCGGACTCTGGATTCCGTCGTCATTGGTAAGCAGTATGCGCATGGTACGTGATTCTCCTTGGTGGTGTTGCCGTCTTACGATGGAACAGATTCAAGCCCGCCGCCGAAATGCAGGATCTTCCAGTGCGGCCTGAACCCGAAAATCCGTTCGTATTCCTGTAGTTTCTCTTCGTACTCGGGTACGGCCGCATGCTCCAGCAGTACAACCATGGAAGCTGCGGCGCCAAAACCTATCCTGCGTCCGCCCAGAATACCGGCAGACTGATCACGGCGTCGCACCAGCCAGTCTATCTCGGGATTGGATATCTCGTAGAGATCCCGCAGGCTTTCATGGGAGCGATACAGGCATTTGCCAAAACGTATCGGGTCGGCCTGCTCCAGTGCCTGCACCGCCTCGGC comes from the Spirochaeta africana DSM 8902 genome and includes:
- a CDS encoding tetratricopeptide repeat protein, with the translated sequence MREGIRLFKGGKYEQALEALLQIDVPPEQYPEQAYYLGLSYAKLEQFDEALLYLEQVAASDLDFARIFQGRLIIGYIYAVTERYRLAEFEFNQLLEEGYESPKVYAALAFTLYKQEKTAQSISLLEKALELDPENPNALNSLGFILADKEIRVGVALQYCRRAYDHNPRNPAYQDSLGWAQFKCGNIREAIRYLSMARQQMKGNSEVERHWAVVSRAAEKV
- the surE gene encoding 5'/3'-nucleotidase SurE is translated as MRILLTNDDGIQSPGLKALTAALQDHHDVWVIAPDGERSGMSHSLSLRDPIRVERLGPQQFAVGGSPADCVIVGITGLMEGSPPDVVLSGINLGPNLGTDVTFSGTAAAARQASYMGYPGLALSMYTHTPPFELAPAARFLAANIVALTDLWEESLFININFPNLPSYPAGYAITTPARRLYVDDLHHFDAPAGVRYYFMSGVPRECSLADGSDWFAVEQGQVSISPISVNPINHDAIDHFHQVTLQSGQEGNQ